The segment TGAATCATCAAAAAGTTTCTTTATTTCAGCAGAAGGTAATCCAAAATAAGTAGGAGAGCCAACAATTATCCCGTCTGCATTAAGTAAATCCTCTACATTAGTTTCCTCTACTCTTTTTAATATTGCTTCACCACCCTCTTCTTTAACTCCTTCTGCAACACTTTTTGCCATTATTTCTGTATTTCCAGTCCTTGAATAATAAATAATTAAAATCCTAACCATAGACACCTCCTTAAATTTTATTATTTTATCATACATTAAGGATTTAGTAAAACCAATTTTCCCTCACCCTCTTTTTTTATTATTTCCTCTTCCTTGAGGAAGGTGAGGGTGAAATGTGAGGGTGAAAAAGATTGTGTATCAATAATCTTGCCAGCCCACCTACGAGGTGGGAAAAAGGCATAAATAAAAAGGGGGAGATTTTAAATCTCCCCCAAGGAAGGACAAATGATGAATTCCTCTTACTTTAATGCCATACCTTCTATTGCTTTTTTAAATTGCTGTAAATCCCAGTATTCAGGTGCTGGTTCAAAGTAAGATGGGTCAATTATGTAAAGCATAAGTGTTTCATAAATGTATGGCTCAATTCCTATGTAGTGTATTGCATTCCCAGTTGCCCTGAACCATCTTCCACTTTCACCACCACCATTA is part of the Candidatus Culexarchaeum yellowstonense genome and harbors:
- a CDS encoding flavodoxin domain-containing protein, with product MVRILIIYYSRTGNTEIMAKSVAEGVKEEGGEAILKRVEETNVEDLLNADGIIVGSPTYFGLPSAEIKKLFDDSVK